A window of Actinomycetota bacterium contains these coding sequences:
- a CDS encoding DUF3040 domain-containing protein, with the protein MGESLTMPLSDHEQRILDEIERRLVAEDPKFARTTAVATPRGVAVRRVKRAAYGFGVGLLLLLVGLLAGLGGADWLLAFGLLGFAVMLASVVAFARASKDIGGLSGGGADALKWFGKAEEHWRKRFERGDGR; encoded by the coding sequence GTGGGAGAGTCGTTGACGATGCCGCTTTCGGATCACGAACAAAGGATTCTCGACGAGATCGAGCGCAGGCTCGTCGCAGAGGACCCAAAGTTCGCACGAACTACCGCGGTCGCAACGCCGCGGGGCGTAGCCGTGCGGCGCGTCAAGCGTGCGGCCTACGGGTTCGGCGTCGGCCTCTTGTTGTTGCTTGTGGGGCTGCTCGCCGGTCTCGGCGGTGCTGACTGGCTGCTGGCATTCGGTCTCTTGGGTTTCGCGGTCATGCTTGCGTCGGTCGTCGCGTTTGCGCGTGCGTCGAAGGACATCGGGGGACTGAGCGGCGGCGGAGCCGACGCGCTGAAGTGGTTCGGCAAGGCGGAAGAGCACTGGCGCAAGCGCTTCGAGCGCGGCGATGGGCGCTGA
- a CDS encoding enoyl-CoA hydratase-related protein has translation MSRKVRYEINGRVAVVTIDRPEVRNAMDAEVFEGLLDAGRRAGADEDVRAVVVTGNGPAFSSGIDTTIFTQGGNSDPGTIDIAALQRSFSVFEEIPKPVIAAVGGPAFGAGLQLAIACDFRVAGADAEFSVMEVRWGLIPDLGGTVRLPRLIGLGRAKDLAMTARRVGAAEAAAIGLAERASLAGEHLSVAIDWAADLAAGPPLAIAAIKRLANQSFDVSVSTGLDREVQAQRSILFSADFAEAVMARVQKRAPDFHGR, from the coding sequence GTGAGTCGGAAAGTTCGATATGAGATAAACGGTCGCGTTGCGGTCGTGACGATCGACCGTCCCGAGGTGCGCAACGCCATGGACGCCGAAGTGTTCGAAGGACTCCTGGACGCCGGACGAAGGGCGGGCGCCGACGAGGACGTGCGCGCCGTCGTTGTGACCGGCAATGGGCCTGCTTTCTCAAGTGGAATCGACACGACGATATTCACCCAGGGGGGAAATTCCGACCCAGGGACAATCGACATCGCCGCGTTGCAGCGATCCTTCTCGGTCTTCGAGGAGATTCCGAAGCCCGTCATCGCTGCCGTGGGCGGGCCGGCGTTCGGCGCAGGGCTTCAACTGGCCATTGCGTGCGACTTCCGGGTCGCGGGGGCGGATGCGGAGTTCAGCGTGATGGAGGTCCGATGGGGCTTGATTCCCGACCTCGGGGGAACGGTTCGTTTGCCTCGTCTAATCGGTCTGGGTAGGGCGAAGGACCTCGCCATGACCGCGCGACGCGTGGGGGCGGCCGAGGCTGCGGCCATCGGACTGGCGGAGCGAGCATCTCTCGCCGGCGAGCACTTGTCCGTCGCCATTGATTGGGCCGCCGACCTCGCGGCGGGTCCGCCGTTGGCCATCGCCGCGATCAAACGACTCGCCAACCAGTCGTTCGACGTCTCGGTGTCGACGGGGTTGGACCGTGAGGTGCAGGCCCAGCGTTCCATCCTGTTCTCCGCCGACTTCGCGGAGGCCGTCATGGCTCGCGTGCAGAAGCGCGCGCCCGATTTCCATGGGCGCTAA
- the dinB gene encoding DNA polymerase IV: protein MERPSERILHVDMDAFYASAAVREDPSLTGKPVAVGGGGPRSVITSASYEARAFGVRSAMPAMRARRLCPDLVIVPPDFALYRRESKAIHEIFLSFTPLVESASMDEAFLDVAGSQRLFGEPVQVAARVRARVRKERRLACSVGVASNKLLAKIASRRAKPDGIVHVPCDRVREFLDPLPVTELWGVGEQTAAALDRLGVRFVSDLLALPDGVLERAFGHSPAAHLLRMASGEDDRPVVPHEPSKQVSAEQTFGRDLDAPEDVRRELLRLADKVSGRLRATGVSARTVTIKVRFSDFRTVTRSRTLPAPTDVAARLYEAARELYEEMRLHRARIRLLGVAATGLVTGHGPEQLRLGERPDRWREADAAMDRLRGRYGRDAVERAAVSEPRPRRFPQGPGEQGGERT from the coding sequence ATGGAGCGCCCGAGCGAACGGATCTTGCACGTGGACATGGATGCCTTCTACGCGTCTGCCGCCGTTCGGGAAGACCCCTCGCTCACGGGCAAGCCGGTTGCTGTCGGTGGTGGGGGACCTCGCAGTGTGATCACCAGCGCCTCGTACGAGGCGCGCGCCTTCGGAGTGCGTTCGGCGATGCCGGCGATGCGCGCGCGGCGTCTGTGCCCGGACTTAGTGATCGTCCCGCCCGACTTCGCGCTCTATCGCCGGGAGTCCAAGGCGATTCATGAGATCTTTCTGTCCTTCACGCCACTGGTCGAGTCGGCGTCCATGGACGAGGCTTTCCTCGACGTCGCAGGATCCCAGAGATTGTTCGGTGAGCCCGTTCAGGTCGCAGCGCGCGTGCGCGCGCGCGTCCGAAAGGAGCGTCGCCTAGCCTGCTCCGTCGGGGTCGCGTCCAACAAACTGCTGGCAAAGATTGCAAGCCGTCGCGCTAAGCCCGACGGAATCGTCCACGTTCCTTGCGACCGAGTGCGTGAGTTCCTCGACCCCTTGCCCGTCACCGAGTTGTGGGGTGTCGGAGAGCAGACTGCCGCTGCGCTCGACCGGTTGGGTGTGCGCTTCGTCTCGGACCTGTTGGCACTGCCCGACGGTGTGCTCGAGCGTGCGTTCGGCCATTCTCCCGCGGCGCACCTGTTGCGAATGGCGAGTGGCGAGGACGATCGGCCGGTCGTGCCGCATGAACCGTCCAAACAGGTCTCCGCGGAACAGACCTTCGGCCGCGATCTGGACGCACCCGAGGACGTGCGAAGAGAGCTGCTCCGGCTGGCCGACAAGGTCTCCGGTCGTCTGCGCGCCACGGGAGTCTCGGCGCGAACGGTGACCATCAAAGTTCGCTTCTCGGATTTCCGAACTGTGACTCGCTCGCGTACGCTTCCGGCCCCAACCGACGTGGCGGCGAGGTTGTACGAGGCTGCGCGTGAGCTGTACGAGGAGATGCGCCTGCACCGTGCCCGAATCCGACTGCTCGGAGTTGCCGCGACCGGCCTGGTGACCGGTCACGGACCCGAGCAGCTCCGATTAGGTGAACGTCCGGACCGGTGGCGAGAAGCAGACGCGGCGATGGATCGACTTCGTGGTCGCTACGGTCGTGACGCGGTTGAACGCGCAGCCGTATCCGAGCCGCGGCCGCGTCGGTTCCCTCAAGGGCCGGGAGAGCAAGGAGGGGAGAGAACGTGA